The following proteins come from a genomic window of Negativicoccus succinicivorans:
- the rlmD gene encoding 23S rRNA (uracil(1939)-C(5))-methyltransferase RlmD gives MKKINAVPVALGRDYPITIHDLGSHGEGVGRYEGFTVFVAGALPGETVRATILTLKKKYAVGDLREIITASPDRVTPPKGYYPEVGIYPLVTWDYEAQLRWKRERVAHLLTHIGGIDVAVEPVIGMADPFHYRNKIQVPVGLRDGRPAIGFYERQSHDIVDMTTCLLQDPATNRLLAAVRKIRAELSTEPYDERAGTGVLRHVVGRTGEGGKVMAILVTATRELPDKERWIERLREEVPELVSLYQNIQKERTNVILGKTMKHLWGHGVLAATIGDLRFALSPGSFFQVNPVQTRVLYETALQAARLTGQETVIDAYCGTGTISLFLARQAQRVIGVEKFAPAVKDARNNARLNGLDNASFIAGDTAEVLPQLAAQGVTPDVIVMDPARAGCDEKVLATVADWQPSRIVYVSCNPATLARDASYLATRGYAVTHVQPVDMFPHTTHIETVALLSRRTDEAHTG, from the coding sequence ATGAAAAAAATAAACGCTGTTCCCGTCGCGCTCGGTCGCGACTACCCGATCACCATTCATGATCTGGGCAGTCACGGCGAGGGCGTCGGTCGTTATGAAGGATTTACCGTATTCGTTGCCGGCGCTTTGCCCGGCGAAACCGTGCGGGCGACCATCCTCACACTGAAAAAGAAATACGCTGTCGGCGATTTGCGCGAAATCATCACCGCGTCACCCGATCGCGTCACGCCGCCGAAAGGCTACTATCCCGAAGTCGGGATCTATCCGCTGGTCACATGGGATTATGAAGCGCAGCTGCGTTGGAAACGCGAGCGCGTCGCGCATTTATTGACCCATATCGGCGGCATCGATGTCGCCGTCGAACCCGTCATCGGCATGGCGGATCCTTTCCATTATCGGAATAAAATTCAAGTCCCCGTCGGCTTGCGCGACGGCCGTCCGGCGATCGGTTTTTATGAACGCCAAAGCCACGACATTGTCGATATGACCACTTGCCTCTTGCAAGACCCCGCGACCAATCGTCTGCTCGCCGCCGTGCGCAAAATCCGCGCGGAACTTTCGACCGAACCCTATGACGAACGCGCCGGCACCGGCGTACTGCGCCATGTCGTCGGCCGCACCGGCGAAGGCGGCAAAGTAATGGCGATCCTCGTCACCGCCACGCGCGAATTGCCGGACAAGGAACGTTGGATCGAACGCTTGCGCGAAGAAGTGCCCGAACTCGTATCGCTCTACCAAAATATTCAAAAAGAACGCACCAACGTTATTTTAGGCAAAACCATGAAACACTTGTGGGGCCATGGAGTGCTGGCTGCGACCATCGGCGATTTACGTTTCGCCTTGTCGCCGGGCTCCTTCTTTCAAGTGAACCCCGTACAGACGCGCGTGCTCTATGAAACCGCCTTGCAAGCGGCTCGGCTCACCGGGCAAGAAACCGTTATCGACGCCTACTGCGGCACCGGCACCATCTCGCTCTTTCTCGCGCGCCAAGCGCAGCGCGTCATTGGTGTCGAAAAATTCGCTCCCGCCGTCAAAGACGCCCGCAACAACGCCCGCTTAAACGGCTTGGACAACGCTTCATTTATCGCCGGCGATACCGCGGAGGTTTTACCCCAGCTCGCCGCGCAGGGCGTCACACCCGATGTCATCGTCATGGATCCGGCGCGCGCCGGTTGCGATGAAAAAGTGCTCGCGACCGTCGCCGACTGGCAGCCGAGCCGCATCGTTTACGTCTCCTGCAACCCTGCCACCTTGGCGCGTGACGCGTCGTACCTCGCCACCCGCGGCTATGCCGTCACCCACGTGCAGCCCGTCGACATGTTCCCGCACACCACGCATATCGAGACGGTGGCGTTATTGTCTCGCCGTACTGACGAAGCTCATACCGGTTGA
- a CDS encoding 23S rRNA methyltransferase, which yields MSKLDVDKHISVEIELDEMDLTSAESKATYAQIKEYVWNKFQLKVSTLYIAQIKRKCGIELREHYNKSKKEKQIIPQCTPEKEEAIMDALRHFKMI from the coding sequence TTGTCCAAACTCGATGTCGATAAGCACATAAGTGTTGAAATTGAGCTGGATGAGATGGATTTGACAAGTGCGGAGAGCAAAGCAACATATGCTCAAATCAAAGAATATGTTTGGAATAAATTTCAATTAAAAGTTTCAACATTATATATTGCACAGATAAAAAGGAAATGTGGAATAGAATTACGAGAACATTACAACAAGTCAAAAAAGGAGAAACAAATTATTCCACAGTGTACACCTGAAAAAGAAGAAGCCATCATGGATGCTTTGAGACACTTCAAAATGATTTAA